From a region of the Plodia interpunctella isolate USDA-ARS_2022_Savannah chromosome 13, ilPloInte3.2, whole genome shotgun sequence genome:
- the spt4 gene encoding transcription elongation factor SPT4, with protein sequence MSLDTVPKDLRGLRACLVCSLIKTFDQFEYDGCDNCDEFLRMKNNKDNVYDCTSNNFDGMIAVMSPEDSWVCKWQRISRFCKGVYAISVSGRLPAGVIREMKSRGFVYRPRDTSQR encoded by the exons ATGTCGTTAGATACAGTACCCAAAGATTTAAGGGGTCTGCGGGCATGCCTAGTATGCTCACTAataaag ACTTTTGACCAGTTTGAATATGATGGATGTGATAATTGCGATGAATTTCTacgaatgaaaaataataaagataatgtGTATGATTGCAcaagtaataattttgatgg aatgaTTGCAGTGATGAGTCCTGAAGATAGCTGGGTTTGCAAATGGCAAAGAATAA GTCGTTTTTGTAAAGGAGTGTATGCAATATCAGTATCAGGCAGACTACCCGCTGGAGTGATACGGGAGATGAAAAGCAGAGGCTTTGTCTACCGGCCAAGAGACACCAGTCAAAGATAG
- the LOC128674618 gene encoding TP53-regulated inhibitor of apoptosis 1-like encodes MNSIGEECTELKKKYDDCFNTWFTERFLKGDHDDSMCAGIFKVYQECVKNAMKHQNIDFKEIDKDILGTENEYKVPPENSS; translated from the exons atGAATAGTATCGGAGAAGAGTGTACGgaattgaagaaaaaatacgaCGACTGCTTTAATACTTGGTTCACTGAGAGATTTTTGAAGGGTGACCACGATGATTCCATGTGTGCAGGGATTTTCAAAGTCTATCAAGAATGCGTTAAG aatgcTATGAAACATCAGAACATTGATTTCAAAGAAATTGACAAGGACATACTAGGTActgaaaatgaatataaagttCCCCCAGAGAACTCAAGTTGA
- the LOC128674617 gene encoding ESF1 homolog, with protein sequence MGDILKDSRFTKYLNDPRYRQIPKHERKVKIDKRFQSMFSDDKFKVKYTVDKRGRPINETSVENLRKYYDLEESDHSSDHSDEENEKTEVDQETNEANQAAGRFVKRPQSEDIDVENTLKSSQNDKLVRGKLDKKTKERLLDLDIDYARGEGVLASDSSSDEDSTDFEEDTELEHEWGELDADADTTDESTKRIAICNMDWDNIKAVDLMVLLSSFLPSGGVIHKVTIYPSEFGLKRMQEEEVRGPIELTEKSEQNELSGDEGHEEGSTYHMEKLRRYQLNRLKYYYAVVECDSAATGDKLYGECDGMEYESSATKLDMRFVPDDVTFDQEPREVCTKLPDLTKYKPRLFTTTALQQAKVELTWDTTNPNRAQAIRSALDGKIDDLDLKDYLASSSEDENSAEENNDSFSEKDDEDPIQKYKSLLEEIENKEDKKSNKDMEMEITWGLGIKDKAEELVKKKLNEENKDLTPFEKLLKKRKEKKKQKKLKNKQKNEKTDYSSEEENSSSDEVPSDVDLNDPYFAEELNKPEFKKPRKPNIKVNQPLKDEEEEKRKAELELLLDDEDDGKAHFSLKKIQESENTTKKSRRKKKLHEKMMKQKQEQKQTLPDFEINLNDNRFSAIYNSHHFNIDPSNPNFKKTKNMEKLIEEKLRRRPADTPVEADYGQPKKSKQDAELSLLVKNIKRKTKHVMKK encoded by the exons ATGGGTGATATTCTTAAAGATTCAcgatttacaaaatatctcAATGATCCACGTTACCGACAGATTCCTAAGCATGAACGTAAggttaaaattgataaaagatTCCAATCTATGTTTAGTGACGATAAATTCAAAGTTAAATACACTGTGGATAAACGTGGACGTCCAATTAACGAAACGTCTGTAGAAAACTTAAGAAAGTATTATGACTTAGAGGAATCTGACCACAGTTCTGATCACAGCGACGAAGAAAATGAGAAAACAGAGGTTGATCAAGAAACTAACGAAGCAAACCAAGCAGCTGGTCGTTTCGTTAAGCGGCCCCAAAGCGAAGACATAGATGTAGAGAACACTCTAAAGTCATCTCAAAATGACAAGTTGGTCCGTGGAAAGTTAGACAAGAAAACTAAAGAGAGACTTTTGGATCTTGACATAGACTATGCTCGCGGGGAAG GTGTCCTTGCCTCTGACAGTTCATCTGATGAGGACAGCACAGATTTTGAAGAAGACACTGAGTTGGAGCATGAATGGGGAGAGCTAGATGCGGATGCAGATACTACCGATGAGTCCACAAAAAG GATAGCAATCTGCAACATGGATTGGGATAACATTAAGGCTGTGGATCTCATGGTGCTTTTAAGTTCATTTTTACCTTCTGGTGGAGTAATACACAAAGTTACT ATTTACCCATCTGAGTTTGGCTTGAAAAGAATGCAGGAAGAGGAAGTGAGGGGACCTATTGAGCTGACTGAGAAATCTGAACAAAATGAATTATCTGGAGACGAGGGTCATGAGGAAG gttcAACATATCACATGGAAAAGCTACGTCGCTACCAATTAAATCGGCTGAAATACTATTATGCTGTGGTTGAATGTGATAGTGCTGCTACTGGTGACAAACTGTACGGCGAGTGTGACGGAATGGAGTATGAGAGTAGCGCGACCAAACTAGACATGAGATTTGTTCCTGATGATGTTACATTTGATCAG GAACCTAGGGAAGTATGTACAAAGTTACCAGATCTTACTAAATACAAACCAAGATTATTCACGACAACAGCTTTACAACAAGCTAAAGTAGAGCTGACATGGGACACGACCAATCCGAATCGTGCGCAGGCGATTCGCAGTGCTTTGGATGGCAAAATTGATGACCTTGATCTGAAAGACTACTTGGCGTCTAGCAGtgaag atGAAAATTCTGCTGAAGAAAACAATGATTCCTTTTCGGAAAAAGATGATGAAGATCCTATAcagaaatacaaatctttattggaagaaattgaaaataaagaagataAGAAAAGTAATAAAGATATGGAAATGGAAATAACTTGGGGACTAGGAATCAAAGACAAGGCAGAGGAATTAGTTAAAAAGAAGTTAAATGAAG aGAACAAAGACTTAACCCCATTTGAAAAGTTGCTGAAGaagagaaaagaaaagaaaaaacaaaagaaattgaagAATAAACAGAAGAATGAGAAAACTGACTATTCATCTGAAGAGGAGAATAGTTCGTCTGATGAAGTACCATCTGATGTAGATTTAAATGACCCTTATTTTGCTGAAGAGCTGAATAAACCAGAATTTAAGAAACCCAGAAAGCCTAACATAAAAGTGAACCAACCTTTGAAGGATGAGGaggaagaaaaaagaaaagcaGAATTAGAATTACTTCTAGACGATGAAGATGATGGCAAAGCTCATTTCAGTTTGAAAAAGATACAAGAGTCTGAAAATACCACAAAGAAATCGAGAAGGAAAAAGAAATTGCATGAAAAAATGATGAAACAGAAACAAGAACAGAAACAGACGTTACCCGATTTCGAAATTAACCTAAACGATAATAGATTTTCTGCGATTTATAATTCACATCACTTCAATATTGATCCATCAAAtcccaatttcaaaaaaactAAGAATATGGAAAAGCttattgaagaaaaattaCGAAGGCGACCCGCCGATACTCCTGTTGAAGCAGACTACGGTCAGCCTAAAAAGTCTAAACAAGATGCAGAATTAAGccttttggtaaaaaatataaagcgtaaaacaaaacatgttatGAAGAAATAG
- the LOC128674615 gene encoding DNA (cytosine-5)-methyltransferase 1-like: MPVYVDPNHSTIEDRKYDCKLPVHIDTSSNETGSPTQEHGEISPDSSLQQSMQMSEVTEVIKKRSRSKSPINGETAGQFKRLKKDDVDKNGNNLTVADIALNKSDNDGTDLNGSNENMKEIKNNDSSEGNVIKKHTTDDNQIIKTNTQLNLDKCMICGQFLNNSDIIFYQGHPQNAEEEFVALTNEKLVLSAGDDGDVMERPQTNITGFSIFDEQGHLCPIDAGLIESDVRIFMSGYLKSICSDSPDIDEESVPVKDVGPIIEWYIHGFDGGKRNCITLSSEFGEYNLLKPSEEYTPLMNNLYEKIWLSKVVVEYLEEYHYLQPTYEDLLEVLREASIPELDDKKMSEEMLHKHAQFVCDQVVSLEADEDDDPLITLPCMRELIKLMGIKFGKRKFRTKIDYKKVDKKAWTKATTTPLVRKTFESFFSNQLDKTNHELVLRRKRCGVCEACQLPDCGECNACRAMAKFGGHGRTKKACVRRLCPNMAVEQANDSEPDDDDDYQQMVEKKHHDKIEDAIPVKLTGNNRKIKWIGEPIKADTTKVYYENVEIEGSELQIGDYVMVETSQMNIPALVARVVYMWKENTNPQMGYFHGEVFYRSSDTVLGEVGDPREVFLGDRCCHGAPLSSILRKAHVEKKTMPQDWFKLGGKEVDDEVFEDDGKTYFYKKYYERFTARFQDLPDDPVCPNELRKHRFCPSCERKTKRDAKNIPKVSGKLAEKSKIVSEANRTEWTSVTWQDYEYKKGCAVFLKPGTFKLKNRLNSLSNNVSQKLKPDKVDEDIYPEYYRKSDNNLRGSNVDTGEPFCVGHIAAVTAAGSGPLVVPQDIFLLLRVMFRPENTSARFPQLEDLCSVYWSDELREVPFAAVVGPCHLIYDRNVPPQLELRDWLEADPDRFYFRMAYDRSADRIVDVPDHATEVGRAERGKDKGKGKGKSSSKRVESEAKTAEAKVRPLRTLDVFAGCGGLSLGLHAAGVADCRWAVENVESAAHAYSLNNPSCTVFNEDCNALLAAAMAQQSHSRGGLRLPRQGEVELLCGGPPCQGFSGMNRFNSREYSNFKNSLVASFLSYCDYYRPKYFILENVRNFVAFKKGMVLKLTLRALLDMGYQCTFGILQAGQYGVPQTRRRLVVLAAAPGLRLPRYPPPTHVFSRRACTLAATVDGKRFASDLQWEDSAPRRTCTIRDAMSDLPRICNGANKIEIDYGSMPESHFQRLIRSRDENAKLRDHICKNMAPLIQARISRVPTTSGSDWRDLPNISVTLSDGTKCKVLQYRYPDKKNGRSGTGALRGVCACAAGGACSAHDKQENTLIPWCLPHTANRHNNWAGLYGRLSWDGYFSTTVTDPEPMGKQGRVLHPEQPRVVSVRECARSQGFPDSYLFAGSVQDKHRQVGNAVPPPLGAALGREIKKALAKSNENL; encoded by the exons atgcctGTATACGTTGATCCAAATCATAGTACTATTGAGGACAGGAAGTATGATTGCAAACTCCCTGTCCACATTGACACTTCTTCAAATGAAACAGGGTCACCAACTCAGGAGCATGGTGAAATTAGTCCTGATTCTTCACTTCaaca GTCTATGCAGATGTCAGAAGTGACAGAAGTGATCAAGAAAAGAAGTAGAAGTAAAAGTCCTATAAATGGCGAAACTGCGGGGCAATTT AAACGTCTCAAAAAAGATGATGTTGATAAGAATGGCAATAACTTAACTGTAGCAGATATTGCATTAAACAAGTCTGATAATGATGGGACTGACCTGAATGGgtctaatgaaaatatgaaggaaataaaaaataatgacagtTCAGAaggaaatgtaataaaaaagcaCACCACAGATGATAATcagataattaaaactaatactcAACTGAATTTAGATAAATGCATGATTTGCggacaatttttaaataactctgacattatattttaccaaGGACATCCTCAGAATGCTGAGGAGGAATTTGTTGCTTTGACTAATGAAAAACTTGTCTTATCAGCTG gtgaTGATGGAGATGTCATGGAGCGACCTCAGACAAATATAACTGGGTTCTCCATCTTTGATGAACAAGGCCATCTCTGTCCTATAGATGCAGGTCTCATAGAAAGTGATGTTCGGATCTTCATGTCTGGATATTTGAAGTCTATTTGTTCTGATTCACCAGATATTGATGAAGAATCTGTGCCAGTTAAAGATGTGGGCCCTATTATTGAatg gtaCATCCATGGGTTTGATGGTGGAAAAAGAAACTGTATAACACTTTCTTCTGAATTTGGAGAGTACAACTTGTTGAAGCCTAGTGAAGAATATACACCTTTGATgaacaatttatatgaaaaaatctgGTTGAGTAAAGTTGTGGTTGAATATTTAGAAGAGTACCACTATCTGCAGCCAACATATGAAGATTTGCTTGAAGTACTGAGAGAAGCCAGTATTCCAGAATTggatgataaaaaaatgagtGAAGAAATGCTACATAAACATGCACAATTTGTTTGTGATCAAGTAGTCAGTTTAGAGGCTGATGAAGATGATGACCCGTTGATAACATTACCGTGCATGagagaattaataaaacttatgggtataaaatttggtaaacgCAAGTTTAGAACTAAAATTGATTACAAAAAGGTGGACAAAAAAGCATGGACAAAGGCTACCACAACCCCTCTCGTAAGAAAAACGTTTGAGAGCTTCTTTTCTAATCAACTTGATAAAACAAACCATGAATTGGTATTGAGGAGGAAGAGATGTGGTGTTTGTGAAGCCTGCCAGTTACCCGATTGCGGGGAATGTAATGCCTGTCGGGCCATGGCCAAGTTCGGCGGACATGGTCGTACTAAGAAAGCGTGCGTGAGAAGATTATGTCCCAACATGGCCGTAGAGCAAGCAAATGATTCGGAGCCAGACGATGACGATGATTACCAGCAAATGGTCGAAAAGAAACACCATGATAAGATAGAAGATGCCATTCCAGTCAAACTGACtggaaataatagaaaaattaaatggatCGGAGAACCAATTAAAGCAGACACAACCAAAGTTTATTACGAAAATGTAGAAATTGAGGGTTCAGAACTTCAAATAGGAGATTACGTAATGGTCGAAACTTCGCAAATGAATATTCCAGCTTTGGTTGCGAGAGTGGTTTACATGTGGAAGGAGAACACTAACCCACAAATGGGGTATTTCCATGGAGAAGTGTTTTACAGGTCATCAGACACAGTTTTGGGCGAGGTGGGCGACCCGCGAGAAGTGTTTTTAGGAGACAGATGTTGTCACGGAGCTCCTCTATCTTCTATATTACGAAAAGCTCATgttgaaaagaaaacaatgcCCCAAGATTGGTTCAAACTTGGAGGCAAAGAAGTGGATGACGAAGTATTTGAAGACGACGGTAAAACATACttctacaaaaaatactacGAAAGATTTACTGCCCGCTTCCAAGACTTACCCGATGATCCGGTATGCCCAAACGAATTGAGGAAACATCGATTTTGTCCATCATGCGAACGAAAAACAAAGAGAGACGCAAAAAACATTCCCAAAGTGTCCGGGAAGTTGGCTGAAAAATCAAAGATAGTTTCGGAAGCCAACAGGACCGAGTGGACTTCGGTGACTTGGCAAGACTACGAATATAAAAAGGGGTGTGCCGTGTTCCTCAAACCCGGCACGTTCAAGCTGAAGAATAGGTTAAATAGCTTGAGCAATAACGTCagccaaaaattaaaacccGACAAAGTCGACGAAGATATCTATCCAGAGTACTATAGGAAGAGCGATAACAATTTGCGGGGATCCAACGTGGATACGGGGGAGCCTTTCTGCGTGGGCCACATCGCGGCCGTGACGGCGGCCGGCAGCGGCCCGCTCGTGGTGCCGCAGGACATCTTCCTGCTGCTGCGCGTCATGTTCCGGCCCGAGAACACGAGCGCCCGCTTCCCGCAGCTCGAGGACCTCTGCTCCGTGTACTGGAGCGACGAACTGCGCGAGGTGCCGTTCGCGGCCGTGGTGGGCCCCTGCCACCTCATCTACGACCGCAACGTGCCGCCGCAGCTCGAGCTCCGCGACTGGCTCGAAGCCGATCCCGATCGCTTCTACTTCAGAATGGCCTACGACAGATCCGCCGATCGAATTGTCGACGTTCCCGACCACGCCACGGAGGTCGGTCGAGCCGAGAGAGGAAAAGATAAAGGAAAAGGAAAGGGGAAGTCGAGCAGTAAGCGCGTCGAGAGCGAGGCGAAGACCGCGGAGGCGAAGGTTCGCCCTCTGCGCACGCTGGACGTATTCGCGGGGTGCGGTGGGCTGTCGCTGGGGTTGCACGCGGCGGGAGTCGCGGACTGCCGCTGGGCCGTGGAGAACGTGGAGTCGGCCGCGCACGCCTACTCGCTCAACAACCCGTCCTGCACGGTGTTCAACGAGGACTGCAACGCCTTGCTGGCGGCCGCCATGGCGCAGCAGAGCCACAGCCGCGGCGGGCTGCGGCTGCCGCGCCAGGGCGAGGTGGAGCTGCTGTGCGGCGGCCCGCCCTGCCAGGGCTTCTCCGGAATGAACCGGTTCAACTCGCGCGAATACTCCAACTTTAAAAACTCCTTAGTCGCCTCCTTTTTGTCGTACTGCGACTACTACCGGCCTAAGTATTTCATATTGGAGAACGTGAGGAACTTCGTAGCGTTCAAGAAGGGGATGGTATTGAAGCTAACGCTGCGCGCGCTGCTGGACATGGGCTACCAGTGCACGTTCGGCATCCTGCAGGCGGGGCAGTACGGCGTGCCGCAGACGCGGCGGCGGCTGGTGGTACTGGCGGCGGCGCCGGGGTTGCGGCTGCCGCGCTATCCGCCGCCCACGCACGTGTTCAGCCGCCGCGCCTGCACGCTGGCCGCCACCGTCGACGGCAAGCGCTTCGCCTCCGACCTGCAGTGGGAAGACTCCGCTCCGAGGAGGACCTGCACCATCCGTGACGCTATGAGCGATTTGCCCCGCATCTGCAATGGGGCCAACAAAATCGAAATCGACTACGGTTCGATGCCGGAAAGCCATTTCCAGCGGTTGATACGGAGCAGAGATGAAAACGCGAAACTACGCGATCACATTTGCAAGAACATGGCCCCTCTCATTCAAGCCAGAATCAGCAGAGTGCCGACCACGTCAGGATCAGATTGGAGGGACCTGCCAAATATATCGGTGACACTTTCTGATGGAACTAAGTGTAAG GTGCTGCAGTACCGGTACCCGGACAAGAAGAACGGGCGCTCGGGCACGGGCGCGCTGCGCGGTGTGTGCGCATGCGCAGCGGGCGGCGCGTGCTCGGCGCACGACAAGCAGGAGAACACGCTCATCCCCTGGTGTCTGCCGCACACCGCCAACAGGCACAACAACTGGGCCGGCCTCTATG GGCGTCTGTCGTGGGACGGGTACTTCAGCACGACGGTGACGGACCCCGAACCGATGGGCAAGCAAGGCCGCGTGCTGCACCCTGAGCAGCCGCGCGTGGTCTCCGTGCGCGAGTGCGCGCGCAGCCAGGGCTTCCCCGACAGCTACCTGTTCGCGGGCTCCGTGCAGGACAAGCATCGACAG GTTGGGAACGCCGTGCCACCGCCATTAGGAGCTGCTTTGGGcagggaaataaaaaaggcatTAGCTAAGAGTAATGAAAACCTATAA
- the SerRS-m gene encoding serine--tRNA ligase, mitochondrial, with protein sequence MIMYSSSVKRFLFLNQASRRFRTFSTSISNFKLFNSEIPDIDIDYYCNPKNLQEIELNISTRKGVGNIGQVIDLHNELKCMSKSNSSYKILMHEFQKLLMSLPNRTHPIVQQYSEDPHLVQEINKKRDFGIHTPLEFSEITRRMNLTRTDKLGHTCGHKSYYFLEELAELEEALLKYTVSFLLKNQFNMLSVPDILPSNILKSCGMTVNSDRTQIYSLDPHHHGPDLYLSGTAEMSLAGLLMNCMLSKKDLPLRLAAVSRCYRAETSSIVEERGIYRVHQFTKVEMFAVSTPEQSESMLENLKSLQQELFAPLGFHMRVLDMPPHELGAPAYRKYDIEAWMPGRNSYGEISSCSNCTDYQSRRLNIKYRDGNTLKFVHTLNGTACAMPRMLIALLETHQDPKGKIYVPHILQPFMKGKAFIGKNTVVPELKLMKKMK encoded by the exons ATGATCATGTATTCTTCAAGcgtgaaaagatttttgtttctaaatcAAGCCTCTAGAAGATTTCGTACATTTTCTACATCCATTAGTAACTTCAAACTTTTCAATAGTGAGATACCTGATATTGACATAGATTATTATTGCAATCCAAAAAATTTGCAAGAAATAGAACTAAATATAAGTACACGTAAAGGCGTTGGAAATATAGGACAGGTCATCGATTTACATAATGAATTAAAGTGTATGTCAAAATCCAATagttcatacaaaatattgatgcatGAATTTCAGAAATTACTAATGAGTTTACCAAATAGAACCCATCCAATTGTGCAACAATATAGTGAAGATCCACATTTAgttcaagaaataaataaaaagagagATTTTGGAATACATACCCCATTAGAGTTCAGTGAAATTACAAGACGCATGAATTTAACACGGACTGATAAGTTGGGTCATACATGTGGTCACAAAAGTTACTACTTTCTAGAAGAGTTAGCTGAATTAGAAGAAGCTTTGCTGAAGTATACTGTGTCATTCCTGttgaaaaatcaatttaatatgcTGTCTGTTCCTGATATCCTTCCcagcaatattttaaagagcTGTGGAATGACTGTAAATAGTGACCGAACTCAG atATATTCATTAGATCCTCATCACCATGGGCCTGATTTGTACCTCTCAGGTACTGCTGAGATGTCACTGGCTGGCTTGTTGATGAATTGCATGCTCTCCAAAAAGGATTTACCTTTAAGGCTTGCTGCTGTAAGTAGGTGTTACCGTGCCGAAACTTCAAGTATTGTAGAAGAAAGAGGAATTTACAG AGTTCATCAATTTACTAAGGTAGAAATGTTTGCCGTGTCCACACCAGAACAATCAGAGAGTATGCTGGAGAATTTGAAGAGTTTGCAACAAGAACTATTTGCACCACTTGGCTTCCACATGAGAGTTTTGGACATGCCACCTCATGAGTTAGGAGCACCTGCTTACAG AAAATATGATATTGAAGCATGGATGCCAGGCCGTAACAGTTATGGTGAAATATCCAGTTGCAGTAATTGTACTGATTATCAATCCAGAAGACTAAACATTAAATACAGAGATGGCAATACCTTGAAATTTGTACATACACTTAATGGGACTGCATGTGCAATGCCAAGAATGTTGATTGCACTCCTTGAAACTCATCAAGATCCTAAAGGAAAAATCTATGTACCGCATATTTTACAACCATTTATGAAAGGGAAAGCTTTCATTGGTAAAAATACAGTAGTTCCCGAATTAAAgttgatgaaaaaaatgaaataa